A part of Solenopsis invicta isolate M01_SB chromosome 2, UNIL_Sinv_3.0, whole genome shotgun sequence genomic DNA contains:
- the LOC105196784 gene encoding uncharacterized protein LOC105196784, with protein sequence MVRHYIRKKNTTVREESIKQAIVEVKQGRMTIRQAADYFQVPSSTVYRQCKNMADENITAENVSVARPGHKPIFNAAHEQNLMNYIQKASDIYFGLSPKEIRKLAFEYSQRHQLPVPKSWMDTKMAGEDWLEKFTTRHPRLSIRKRPTRLARATSFNRTTVGAFFTLLKSVYNRLNLVPRLIWDMNEMGVTTVQRPQRVVSRRDFQQIGRITPAERGLFVTLTVTISAQGDVLPPFFIFPGLHFKSHFLTGAPTGSDGAVHPSGWMTADIFLQFLQHFQRNVRASADNPVLLLLNNQEFYLSIEGLEFCKEHFITLLSLPPYTTHKLQPLDRSVFGPLKKAINTHCDLWITNNPGKKMSVQNIPTIINSALPLAATSTNIKEGFSCTGISPLNPDVFQDNDFSQVTDCPNLNDAVDTSSHQGEEIPLTSNASNSRDSFSIDIKDEILTDDFNDERTCNDKDQDMDESLQSIRQFPKAPTRKASQRGRKRQSSEMLAGRYEFISCGISIKPRKKI encoded by the exons ATGGTGCGGCATTATATACGGAAAAAAAACACAACAGTTAGAGAAGAAAGTATAAAGCAGGCCattgttgaagtaaaacaaGGACGAATGACGATAAGGCAGGCTGCGGATTACTTCCAAGTGCCTTCCTCAACGGTGTACCGTCAGTGCAAGAATATGGCAGATGAAAACATTACTGCAGAAAATGTTTCTGTTGCACGACCAGGACATAAACCg attttCAATGCGGCACACGagcagaatttaatgaattACATTCAGAAAGCATCGGATATTTATTTCGGTCTATCGCCGAAGGAGATACGAAAATTGGCATTTGAATATTCACAACGACATCAATTGCCAGTACCAAAAAGTTGGATGGATACTAAAATGGCCGGAGAAGATTGGTTGGAAAAATTTACGACACGTCATCCACGTTTGTCCATTAGAAAACGACCTACGAGACTCGCCCGTGCCACAAGTTTCAATCGCACAACAGTAGGAGCATTTTTCACCCTACTTAAGTCTGTGTACAATCGTTTAAACCTAGTTCCTCGTTTAATATGGGACATGAACGAAATGGGAGTTACCACTGTTCAGAGACCTCAAAGAGTCGTCAGCCGGCGCGATTTCCAACAAATTGGGCGCATTACTCCTGCCGAGCGTGGTCTATTCGTTACCCTGACAGTGACGATATCGGCTCAAGGAGATGTCCTGCCACCCTTTTTCATCTTTCCGGGACTCCATTTCAAATCACACTTCTTGACCGGTGCCCCAACTGGAAGCGATGGTGCAGTCCACCCAAGTGGTTGGATGACCGCGgacatatttttgcaatttcttcAGCATTTCCAGAGAAACGTGCGTGCTTCGGCAGACAATCCAGTGCTCCTTCTACTGAATAACCAGGAATTCTATCTGTCCATCGAAGGATTGGAATTCTGTAAAGAGCATTTCATAACACTTCTTTCTTTACCACCGTACACCACGCATAAGTTACAGCCTCTTGATCGTAGCGTGTTTGGTCCGCTGAAAAAAGCGATCAATACTCATTGCGACCTCTGGATAACGAACAATCCAGGAAAAAAGATGTCCGTACAAAATATACCGACTATTATTAATTCAGCGTTACCATTAGCGGCCACGAGCACAAATATCAAAGAGGGATTTAGTTGTACTGGAATATCGCCATTAAATCCAGACGTGTTTCAAGATAATGATTTCAGCCAGGTAACCGATTGTCCTAATCTCAATGATGCTGTAGACACGAGCTCTCATCAAGGTGAAGAAATTCCACTAACAAGTAACGCTAGTAACTCAAGGGATTCATTTTCAATCGACATTAAAGACGAAATTTTAACCGACGATTTTAATGATGAGAGAACTTGCAATGACAAAGATCAAGATATGGATGAATCGCTTCAGTCAATTAGACAATTTCCTAAAGCTCCCACGAGAAAAGCGTCACAGAGAGGACGTAAAAGACAGTCATCAGAAATGTTGGCAGGACGTTATGAATTTATTTCCTGTGGAATAAGCATAAagccgagaaaaaaaatttag
- the LOC105196782 gene encoding CDGSH iron-sulfur domain-containing protein 3, mitochondrial produces MSILNRFSRLAPLSTVRHKNVFYFSSKTDGPPIPVNPLKDIYSANSQTGTGVIYDKKPFRIHLEAGKNYSWCLCGRSKNQPFCDGTHKDIFLKIKLRPIRFTVTETKEYWLCNCKQTSNRPFCDGTHKRPDIQEKKL; encoded by the exons ATGAGCATACTAAATCGATTTTCACGACTTGCTCCTCTAAGCACAGTCCGTCATAAAAAT GTTTTTTACTTTTCCTCAAAAACCGACGGTCCACCGATACCTGTAAATCCTTTGAAAGATATATACAGTGCCAACAGTCAAACCGGAACTGGAGTGATATATGATAAGAAACCATTCAGGATACATCTCGAAGCTGGCAAGAATTATTCTTGGTGCCTCTGTGGACGAAGTAAGAATCAACCGTTCTGCGATGGCACGCACAAAGACATTTTCCTTAAGATAAAGCTCAGACCCATACGTTTTACTGTTACGGAAACTAAGGAATACTGGCTGTGCAACTGTAAACAGACATCAAACCGACCCTTCTGCGATGGCACACACAAAAGGCCAGATATACAGGAGAAGAAATTATAG
- the LOC105196783 gene encoding uncharacterized protein LOC105196783 — translation MLSFNLIFFLFITYVAYLGICDRCCLINRHKLPPYNLIKINSCSGQPIISRRMVSSVNKCEEFAASKRALAFNFISARNYTDKRENSCQALECPEDYNMTTLVPETDCTYYSMYPIVTLPANATMQCLPKAGIFLFSFEHLNYTDARNFCQKRNGSLAHVISEERTEGLGKFVSHNISRFIGLSSESKERIWKNEFGEPLSCFDYRAWGEGQPSHSKGCAVLANPSAKSSPPFWQVMPCHTSLPFICEISPLPDESSKQRSKNHHHT, via the exons atgttaagttttaatttaatatttttcttatttattacataCGTCGCGTATTTAGGTATCTGCGATCGTTGTTGTCTAATCAATCGTCACAAGTTGCCACCATACAATCTAATAAAGATTAATTCATGTTCGGGTCAACCAATTATATCGCGAAGAATGGTCTCCAGCGTGAACAAATGTGAAGAATTCGCCGCATCGAAGAGAGCTCTCgccttcaattttatttccgcAAGAAACTATACCG ATAAACGAGAAAATTCGTGTCAAGCTCTTGAATGCCCCGAAGATTATAACATGACTACCCTCGTGCCTGAGACAGATTGCACATATTACAGCATGTATCCCATTGTAACTCTGCCTG CGAATGCTACGATGCAGTGTCTTCCTAAAGCGGGAATATTTTTGTTCTCGTTCGAGCACTTAAATTACACTGATGCACGAAACTTTTGCCAGAAACGAAACGGATCTCTCGCGCATGTGATAAGTGAGGAGCGCACGGAAGGCCTCGGCAAATTTGTGTCGCATAATATTTCCAGATTTATTGGTCTCAGCAGCGAAAGCAAGGAGAGAATCTGGAAGAACGAATTTG GCGAACCCTTATCTTGCTTCGACTATCGAGCATGGGGCGAAGGACAACCGTCGCATTCGAAGGGGTGTGCCGTCCTCGCAAATCCATCTGCCAAAAGCTCGCCGCCCTTCTGGCAAGTGATGCCTTGCCATACATCGCTGCCCTTTATTTGTGAAATCTCGCCATTGCCTGACGAATCGTCGAAGCAGCGTAGTAAAAATCATCATCACACAtag